From one Streptomyces sp. N50 genomic stretch:
- a CDS encoding AAA family ATPase, with the protein MTSRPGADLVGRAAESRLLDALSAGRDGARPGLLLRGGPGVGKTALLDAAAARAVADGTRVLRSSAVEFEAGMTYSALHQLLYPLRRDAERLARHHRDVVDRIFGLAPGPSPDPLAAGTAVLALLGEVALERPLLMVADDVPWIDRASAAALGFVVRRISDHPVVFLAAARTGADSFCDQLDLSVREIEPLGKAEAVELLDGRWPELGPSVRLRMLAEAAGNPLALRELPKELSVRQRSGHLPLPALLPLSGRLEAAFADAVEGLPAPTRTALLMAALDPGIGRSVIRRAAGEADGSDALAPAREAGLLQVDARVGRITFRHRLTRAAIVHLACPGERRRAHLALAAALTDVPERRAWHLAEATTGPDETLARALDEAALPAWRRGEPAVPGRRRGAASDAVAALVRAGELSPHPDDRSRRLAEAAYLATFTGQLDDVPRLLADAGRAADPPGGLAFAATAQLLIHDEGDIDAAHRLLARALDDDAATATDDDWDHSAILYALLLVSVHTHRPEPWRLLKTALDRFEPTAMTAIRLCYEAYVHPTTASDALRKGLADAFAALPADAAPWELIPLALAAVAMDALSDHRYLVSRMIERERDGGAVAMAVPALMLLCHDSYVHGRWDEAESLAQEGLELAAAHGYRFWERQIRALLASGAALCGDADLARTRSEETTTWAAPRGIEVMEAYAHSARNLAAMGQGDYEEAHVQAGRIDPSGAPGTGIPGRWQVLNLVEAAVRTGRVDQAREHVAAARKAGIHRISSRTALLCAGAEAVAADEDDAGPLFEAALALPHAARWPWEHARIQLAHGQWLRRIRDHHARRQLSAALETFDRIGAKAMAQRARNELRATGVVTPSGPAAPAATLTVQERQIAELAAVGLTNRQIGERLFLSHRTVGSHLHRLYPKLGITSRAALRAALEAMAPGATARSAGPAVP; encoded by the coding sequence GTGACCTCACGGCCTGGAGCGGACCTGGTCGGTCGCGCGGCCGAGTCGCGGCTGCTGGACGCGCTGTCGGCCGGGCGGGACGGGGCCCGCCCCGGCCTGCTGCTGCGCGGCGGCCCGGGGGTGGGGAAGACCGCGCTGCTGGACGCCGCCGCGGCACGGGCCGTAGCGGACGGCACGCGTGTACTGCGGTCCTCCGCCGTGGAGTTCGAGGCCGGGATGACCTACTCGGCGCTGCATCAGCTGCTCTATCCGCTGCGCCGGGACGCCGAGCGGCTTGCCCGGCACCATCGTGATGTCGTCGACCGGATCTTCGGTCTCGCGCCCGGACCGTCGCCGGACCCGTTGGCCGCCGGGACCGCGGTGCTCGCGCTGCTCGGTGAAGTCGCCCTGGAGCGGCCGTTGTTGATGGTCGCCGACGACGTGCCGTGGATCGACCGGGCCAGTGCGGCCGCGCTGGGTTTCGTCGTCCGCAGGATCAGCGACCATCCGGTCGTGTTCCTGGCCGCCGCACGGACCGGTGCGGACAGCTTCTGCGACCAACTCGACCTGTCCGTACGGGAGATCGAGCCGTTGGGCAAGGCGGAGGCGGTCGAGTTACTGGACGGCCGGTGGCCCGAGCTGGGGCCGTCGGTACGGCTGCGGATGCTGGCCGAGGCCGCGGGAAACCCGCTCGCGCTGCGGGAGTTGCCGAAAGAGCTGAGCGTCCGGCAGCGCTCGGGCCACCTCCCGCTCCCGGCGCTCCTGCCCCTGTCCGGGCGACTGGAGGCGGCCTTCGCCGACGCCGTCGAAGGGCTGCCCGCGCCGACCCGAACCGCCCTTCTGATGGCCGCACTTGATCCCGGGATCGGCCGGTCCGTGATCCGGCGGGCCGCGGGGGAAGCCGACGGCTCCGACGCCCTCGCCCCGGCACGGGAAGCCGGCCTGCTCCAGGTCGACGCGCGCGTCGGCCGCATCACCTTTCGTCATCGGCTGACCCGCGCCGCGATCGTGCACCTGGCGTGCCCCGGCGAACGCCGTCGCGCCCATCTCGCCCTGGCCGCGGCCCTGACCGACGTACCCGAGCGCCGGGCGTGGCACCTTGCCGAGGCCACGACCGGACCGGACGAGACGCTGGCCCGGGCGCTGGACGAGGCGGCCCTGCCCGCCTGGCGGCGCGGCGAGCCGGCCGTCCCCGGCCGGCGGCGCGGCGCCGCGTCCGACGCCGTCGCGGCGCTCGTTCGGGCCGGTGAACTCAGCCCGCACCCGGACGATCGCTCCCGCCGACTGGCCGAGGCCGCCTACCTCGCGACGTTCACCGGCCAACTCGACGACGTACCAAGGCTGTTGGCGGATGCCGGACGGGCCGCCGACCCACCGGGCGGACTCGCCTTCGCGGCCACCGCCCAGCTGCTCATCCACGACGAGGGTGACATCGATGCCGCGCACCGCCTGCTGGCCCGGGCGCTCGACGACGACGCCGCCACCGCCACGGACGACGACTGGGACCACAGCGCAATCCTGTACGCGCTGCTCCTCGTCAGCGTCCACACCCACCGCCCCGAGCCGTGGCGGCTCCTCAAGACCGCGCTGGACCGGTTCGAACCGACCGCGATGACCGCGATCAGACTCTGCTACGAGGCGTACGTCCACCCCACCACCGCCTCCGACGCGTTGCGCAAGGGCCTCGCCGACGCCTTCGCGGCGCTGCCCGCCGACGCGGCACCCTGGGAACTGATCCCCCTGGCCCTCGCGGCGGTCGCGATGGACGCCCTGTCGGACCACCGGTACCTGGTCTCCCGCATGATCGAACGCGAACGTGACGGCGGGGCGGTCGCCATGGCCGTCCCCGCGCTGATGCTGCTCTGCCACGACTCCTACGTCCACGGCCGATGGGACGAGGCAGAGAGCCTGGCCCAGGAGGGGCTGGAGCTGGCGGCGGCCCACGGCTACCGCTTCTGGGAGCGGCAGATCCGGGCCCTGCTGGCATCGGGCGCGGCGCTGTGCGGTGACGCGGACCTCGCCCGGACCCGCAGCGAGGAGACCACGACCTGGGCCGCACCCCGAGGCATCGAGGTGATGGAGGCCTACGCCCACTCGGCCCGCAACCTCGCGGCCATGGGCCAGGGCGACTACGAGGAGGCCCACGTCCAGGCGGGCCGGATCGACCCCTCCGGCGCACCGGGCACCGGCATCCCGGGCCGGTGGCAGGTCCTGAACCTGGTCGAGGCGGCCGTACGCACCGGCCGCGTCGACCAGGCCCGCGAGCATGTGGCCGCCGCGCGGAAGGCGGGCATCCACCGGATCTCCTCGCGCACCGCGCTGCTCTGCGCCGGAGCCGAGGCCGTGGCCGCCGACGAGGACGACGCGGGACCTCTCTTCGAGGCCGCCCTCGCCCTGCCCCACGCGGCCCGGTGGCCATGGGAGCACGCGCGGATCCAGCTCGCCCACGGACAGTGGCTGCGCCGCATTCGCGACCACCACGCCCGCCGCCAACTGAGCGCCGCCCTCGAGACCTTCGACCGGATCGGCGCCAAGGCCATGGCCCAGCGGGCCCGCAACGAACTGCGCGCAACCGGCGTCGTCACCCCCAGCGGGCCCGCCGCACCGGCCGCGACGCTGACCGTGCAGGAACGGCAGATCGCGGAACTGGCGGCCGTCGGCCTCACCAACCGGCAGATCGGCGAGCGGCTGTTCCTCTCCCACCGCACGGTCGGCTCCCATCTGCACCGGCTGTACCCCAAACTCGGCATCACCTCACGCGCCGCGCTCCGCGCCGCCCTGGAGGCGATGGCACCCGGAGCCACGGCGCGGTCCGCGGGTCCGGCGGTACCGTAG
- a CDS encoding helix-turn-helix domain-containing protein: protein MVDKEIRALATVLLERVGELAKEMAARIRAGSREYHYDAVPEEDLEEACRTHVSNALQALTGQVPLDTEAAADIGRRRARQNVPLPTVMAAYRVGVKYFWESVVAEATTTALVGNDVLVAAATAMWEIQDGITEAMVTGYHDAVAQRLLAGEQERSALVEALLEGRSMDADAVWSAAEVLRVPRGGPFTVVAAEVPRIGRQALPGIADLLTRRGIRSAWRLRPDLQLGIVHLRTPRGLPDLVEVLRAHAERRVGVSPAYDDLDRTGDALRFAKVAMRGGDAESSAVTVFDDSPLAVATAGAPDVMARVATKVLGPVEALPADERALLLDTLDVWFACGGSAEEAAKQLYVHPNTVRARLRRITERTGRSLADPRGITELALALRAVRQTPRPSTPEPTDGL, encoded by the coding sequence TTGGTCGACAAGGAGATCAGAGCCCTGGCGACCGTGCTGCTCGAACGCGTCGGGGAACTGGCGAAGGAGATGGCGGCGCGGATCCGCGCCGGCTCACGGGAGTACCACTACGACGCGGTGCCCGAGGAGGATCTGGAGGAGGCCTGCCGGACCCATGTGAGCAACGCGCTCCAGGCGCTCACCGGGCAGGTACCGCTGGACACCGAGGCCGCCGCCGACATCGGCCGCCGGCGTGCCCGGCAGAACGTGCCGCTGCCCACCGTGATGGCGGCCTACCGCGTCGGCGTGAAGTACTTCTGGGAGTCGGTCGTCGCCGAGGCCACCACAACTGCCCTGGTGGGCAACGACGTTCTGGTCGCGGCCGCCACCGCCATGTGGGAGATCCAGGACGGCATCACCGAGGCCATGGTCACCGGGTACCACGACGCCGTGGCCCAACGGCTCCTCGCCGGCGAGCAGGAACGCTCGGCGCTGGTGGAGGCCCTCCTGGAGGGCAGGAGCATGGACGCCGACGCGGTGTGGTCCGCCGCGGAGGTGCTGCGCGTGCCGCGCGGCGGTCCGTTCACCGTGGTCGCCGCCGAGGTGCCGCGGATCGGCCGACAGGCCCTGCCGGGCATCGCGGACCTCCTGACCCGGCGCGGCATCCGCTCCGCCTGGCGCCTGCGCCCCGACCTCCAGCTCGGCATCGTCCACCTGCGCACCCCGCGCGGTCTCCCCGACCTGGTCGAGGTGTTGCGCGCCCACGCGGAGCGACGCGTGGGCGTGAGCCCCGCCTACGACGACCTCGACCGCACCGGAGACGCCCTGCGTTTCGCCAAGGTCGCGATGCGCGGCGGCGACGCGGAGAGCAGCGCGGTGACCGTCTTCGACGACTCACCCCTCGCGGTCGCGACAGCGGGCGCACCCGACGTCATGGCCCGCGTCGCCACCAAGGTCCTGGGCCCCGTCGAGGCCCTGCCCGCCGACGAACGCGCCCTGCTGCTGGACACGTTGGACGTCTGGTTCGCCTGCGGCGGCTCCGCCGAGGAGGCGGCCAAGCAGCTCTACGTCCACCCGAACACCGTCCGCGCCCGCCTGCGCCGCATCACCGAACGCACGGGCCGCTCCCTGGCCGACCCCCGCGGCATCACCGAACTCGCCCTGGCCCTGCGCGCGGTACGGCAGACTCCGAGGCCGTCGACCCCGGAGCCGACCGATGGGCTCTAG